The proteins below come from a single Patescibacteria group bacterium genomic window:
- a CDS encoding GDSL-type esterase/lipase family protein → MNKKRILCYGDSNTWGCVPGTRFERFSEEIRFPKRLQKLLGTDFEIIEEGLYSRTLASEYDRPNKEGRNGSTYFVPCLLSHDPLDLVIIMLGTTELKAEFNNSVEEIGRYLEDYYIRVISKIKYLTRDESPELLIICPPIINESLTSKRYAGGEEKSKQLAGVYSKISNSNKCAFIDASKLMVGSDGVHMTEESHKKLAEMIAYEINKK, encoded by the coding sequence ATGAATAAAAAAAGAATACTATGTTATGGCGATTCCAATACTTGGGGATGTGTCCCTGGAACCAGGTTTGAAAGATTTTCTGAGGAAATCAGATTTCCAAAGCGCCTCCAAAAACTATTAGGGACTGATTTTGAAATTATTGAAGAAGGACTATACAGCCGGACACTGGCATCTGAATATGATCGACCGAATAAAGAGGGTAGAAATGGGAGTACGTATTTTGTCCCATGCCTTTTATCTCATGATCCGCTAGATTTGGTAATTATAATGCTTGGAACTACAGAATTAAAAGCAGAATTCAATAATTCGGTGGAAGAAATTGGTAGATATCTGGAGGACTATTATATTAGAGTTATTTCGAAAATCAAATATCTGACTCGAGATGAATCTCCTGAATTATTAATTATATGTCCACCAATAATTAACGAGAGTCTTACGTCCAAAAGATATGCCGGTGGGGAGGAGAAATCGAAACAGTTAGCTGGGGTGTATTCAAAAATTTCCAATAGTAACAAATGTGCGTTTATTGACGCAAGTAAACTAATGGTTGGTTCTGACGGAGTTCATATGACGGAAGAAAGTCATAAGAAACTTGCGGAAATGATTGCATATGAAATAAATAAGAAGTAA
- a CDS encoding GNAT family N-acetyltransferase has protein sequence MLKIRKHLPKDIPYRVLWLNDHKVNKFTGEEVWEETTLRKQKQWFAEYQKSDEKRFFTICDGTKPVGFMGLSKISKINKNADLFVAIGDADYRGKGVGRLVMTWIIDYGFNKLKLHKIYLNVYEDNIPAVNLYKSLGFVVEGKIKDDVFFGGKFHNTLYMAKFYKRSKK, from the coding sequence ATGCTCAAAATCAGAAAACATTTACCGAAAGATATTCCGTACCGTGTTTTATGGTTGAATGACCATAAGGTAAACAAGTTTACTGGTGAGGAAGTTTGGGAAGAGACAACACTGAGGAAACAAAAACAGTGGTTTGCCGAATATCAAAAGTCTGACGAAAAACGTTTTTTTACCATCTGTGACGGAACGAAGCCGGTTGGATTCATGGGACTGTCTAAAATATCCAAGATAAATAAAAATGCGGATTTGTTTGTTGCCATCGGTGATGCTGATTACCGCGGAAAAGGCGTAGGAAGATTAGTAATGACCTGGATAATTGATTACGGTTTTAATAAGCTCAAACTGCATAAAATTTATTTGAACGTCTATGAGGATAATATTCCGGCAGTTAATTTATATAAATCTTTGGGCTTTGTCGTAGAGGGGAAGATAAAAGATGATGTTTTCTTTGGAGGGAAATTCCATAACACTTTGTACATGGCAAAATTTTATAAACGATCTAAAAAGTAA
- a CDS encoding NUDIX domain-containing protein, which produces MSEKRVSAVIISGDKQILLVHRIKNGSEYFVLPGGSVETEEDHISALIREVKEETNLDVKIGKELWQVKSDADRRIQHIFLVSKYAGNLELGSPEKERQSESNKYFLEWRKIEDISNIDFYPEEIRLNIIKEFA; this is translated from the coding sequence ATGTCAGAAAAAAGAGTTTCAGCAGTGATTATCAGTGGAGATAAACAAATATTGTTAGTCCATAGGATAAAAAATGGCAGTGAATATTTTGTTTTGCCCGGCGGGAGTGTTGAGACGGAAGAAGATCATATATCTGCCCTGATCAGAGAAGTAAAAGAGGAAACAAATTTAGATGTGAAAATTGGAAAAGAACTTTGGCAGGTAAAAAGTGATGCTGATCGGAGAATTCAACATATATTCCTAGTTTCAAAATATGCTGGTAATCTGGAATTAGGCAGTCCGGAAAAAGAAAGGCAATCAGAAAGTAACAAATACTTTTTGGAGTGGCGTAAGATTGAAGATATTAGCAATATTGATTTTTATCCAGAAGAAATTAGATTAAACATTATTAAAGAATTCGCATGA
- a CDS encoding MBL fold metallo-hydrolase, protein MSTVTTIIEGYVRDEGEDEYASSSVTLVRDGNINILVDVGMDRERLLDALNNENLRPIDIDFVVLTHTHLDHCLLTGIFENAKILDVSSIYSFDGKITEHKGKIPGTEIEIIPTPGHDHHHSAVLVKTEEFGMVAIVADLFWWEDGQEQKTDRMSLLNLKDPYLNDGVILRMSREKVLKMADYIIPGHGKPFKLQ, encoded by the coding sequence ATGAGCACAGTAACAACCATTATCGAAGGATATGTTCGCGATGAAGGCGAAGATGAATACGCCTCATCTTCAGTTACGCTGGTTCGTGATGGCAATATAAATATTCTCGTGGATGTCGGTATGGACCGGGAGCGCCTGCTGGATGCGCTGAACAATGAAAATTTAAGACCGATTGATATTGACTTTGTTGTTTTGACTCATACCCATTTGGATCATTGTTTACTCACTGGAATATTTGAGAACGCAAAAATTTTGGATGTCTCAAGCATCTATTCTTTTGACGGTAAAATTACCGAACATAAAGGTAAAATTCCCGGAACAGAAATAGAAATAATTCCTACACCCGGTCACGACCATCACCACTCGGCAGTACTCGTTAAAACTGAGGAATTCGGCATGGTAGCAATCGTCGCGGATCTCTTCTGGTGGGAAGACGGCCAGGAGCAGAAAACTGATCGCATGAGTTTACTCAATCTGAAAGATCCGTATCTGAATGACGGTGTTATTTTGAGAATGAGCCGTGAAAAAGTTCTAAAAATGGCTGACTATATCATTCCTGGTCACGGCAAACCATTTAAGCTACAATAG
- a CDS encoding hemolysin III family protein: protein MKPKKQNEPLSALTHLIGAILSVVALVLMVVFASMKGTAVHVIGVSIFGASLIILYTTSTLYHFFPQETKVKTVFQRLDHAMIYFLIAGSYTPITLLMPQRVWGWSIFGVVWAIAIAGIIMKSLGIKMTGWLSVVMYIGMGWMLLIAIRPLAEWLSPGALTWLFVGGVMYTAGCLFYALDKYVPRTRWFGMHEIFHLFVIAGSFSHFWMMIKYVV from the coding sequence ATGAAACCAAAAAAACAAAATGAACCGCTCAGCGCACTAACCCATTTGATTGGGGCGATTTTATCTGTTGTTGCCTTGGTTCTGATGGTTGTATTTGCGTCAATGAAGGGAACGGCAGTACATGTCATTGGTGTTTCTATTTTCGGCGCCAGTTTAATAATTCTTTATACAACCAGCACGTTGTATCATTTTTTTCCGCAGGAAACGAAAGTTAAAACTGTTTTCCAGCGTTTGGATCATGCCATGATCTATTTTTTAATTGCCGGCTCATATACGCCAATTACTTTACTGATGCCCCAGAGAGTATGGGGCTGGAGTATTTTCGGTGTTGTCTGGGCTATTGCAATCGCTGGAATAATTATGAAAAGTCTCGGCATCAAAATGACCGGCTGGCTTTCCGTGGTTATGTATATCGGAATGGGCTGGATGCTCCTGATTGCAATTCGCCCACTGGCTGAGTGGCTTTCTCCCGGTGCTTTGACGTGGCTGTTTGTTGGTGGAGTGATGTACACTGCTGGATGCCTTTTTTACGCGCTGGACAAATACGTTCCGCGTACCAGATGGTTCGGGATGCACGAAATATTCCATCTCTTTGTAATCGCCGGAAGCTTCAGTCATTTTTGGATGATGATTAAATACGTTGTATAA
- a CDS encoding EamA family transporter encodes MDNVWIIYALLSAFGAALVAIFGKIGLQGIDTNVATAIRAVVMALFLIGIIFIQGKLVDIKPVLTNHKALLFIVLSGVAGAVSWLFYFIALKNAKVSQIVPIDRLSVVFALLLAFIILGEKISLQAWIGAVLAVIGGILIALG; translated from the coding sequence ATGGATAATGTTTGGATAATTTACGCGTTGCTTTCGGCTTTTGGCGCGGCGCTTGTAGCCATTTTCGGAAAAATTGGTTTGCAGGGGATTGATACAAATGTCGCGACCGCGATCAGGGCAGTAGTCATGGCACTTTTTTTGATTGGTATAATCTTTATTCAAGGCAAGCTGGTTGATATCAAACCGGTTCTGACGAATCACAAAGCACTGCTTTTTATTGTTTTGAGCGGAGTGGCCGGAGCGGTGTCGTGGCTTTTCTATTTCATTGCGCTGAAAAACGCCAAGGTGTCGCAGATTGTACCGATTGACCGCCTGAGCGTAGTATTTGCTCTGCTACTGGCATTTATTATCTTGGGTGAAAAGATATCACTACAGGCGTGGATTGGCGCGGTACTGGCGGTGATTGGTGGCATACTGATTGCGCTGGGATAA
- a CDS encoding histidine phosphatase family protein has translation MLNIYVARHGQDEDNRRGILNGRRNMGLTSLGIEEAISVGKRIAEHQINFDQIYSSPLKRAMHTAELIASEAGGPQPQIIEDLIERDFGVMTGLPHSSIIPMCSPDVIISEHVDYFLNPENGETFPQLIERGKRVINDLHIAHPEGNILLVTHGDTGMMMYNEFYKLEWMKTLKDFYFHNAELILLSKDTSPENPHVFRINDYKK, from the coding sequence ATGCTGAATATTTACGTAGCACGGCACGGGCAGGATGAGGATAACCGGAGGGGAATCCTGAACGGCAGGAGAAACATGGGTCTGACCAGTCTGGGGATTGAGGAAGCAATATCGGTCGGGAAGAGGATCGCAGAGCACCAAATAAACTTTGATCAGATTTATTCCTCTCCCTTAAAAAGGGCCATGCATACGGCAGAACTGATTGCTTCTGAAGCCGGCGGTCCCCAGCCGCAAATTATCGAAGACCTAATTGAGCGGGATTTCGGCGTTATGACCGGGCTTCCGCATTCCAGCATTATCCCGATGTGCTCGCCGGATGTAATTATTTCGGAACATGTGGACTACTTTCTTAATCCGGAAAACGGCGAAACATTTCCACAACTGATTGAAAGAGGGAAAAGGGTAATCAATGATCTACACATAGCCCACCCGGAAGGAAATATACTGTTGGTTACTCATGGCGACACAGGTATGATGATGTATAATGAATTTTACAAACTGGAATGGATGAAAACTTTGAAAGATTTCTATTTTCATAACGCGGAACTCATTTTGCTTTCCAAAGATACATCGCCTGAAAATCCGCATGTATTTAGAATTAATGATTACAAAAAGTAA
- a CDS encoding endonuclease/exonuclease/phosphatase family protein, translating to MKIISLNVGIKIDNSKQVGEFIQSQNPDIVAFQEIIRNLDESVYDIYRSKEHIEKIIGKELPYSFFGPLFVARDFTKDGKIHRDFGGYIEQGNEVISKFPINEATNEFYYKAYSYDKDRTNFATEDNSRALQVVDLDIAGQKLIIINVHGTYSKDKQDSERSLAQSKYVIKVALRKKLPTIIVGDFNLFPETNSIKIINRKFRNLVVENKIKTTRPKFDDGLDKGENVVDYIFVNDQIKVNKFELIDTNISDHLPIILDFDIIKK from the coding sequence ATGAAGATTATCAGCTTAAATGTCGGGATTAAGATTGACAACTCAAAACAAGTTGGTGAGTTTATTCAATCACAGAATCCGGATATAGTTGCATTTCAGGAAATTATCCGAAATTTGGATGAATCAGTTTATGATATTTACCGCTCAAAAGAACATATCGAGAAAATAATCGGTAAAGAACTGCCGTATTCTTTTTTCGGTCCGCTTTTTGTTGCTAGAGATTTTACGAAGGATGGAAAGATTCATAGAGATTTTGGCGGTTACATAGAACAGGGGAATGAGGTTATCTCAAAATTTCCGATTAATGAAGCAACAAACGAATTTTATTATAAAGCGTATTCATACGATAAAGACCGCACGAACTTTGCAACAGAGGATAATTCAAGGGCACTACAGGTTGTTGATTTGGATATCGCTGGTCAAAAATTGATTATTATCAATGTGCACGGAACATACTCAAAAGATAAGCAGGATAGCGAAAGATCACTCGCGCAGTCAAAATATGTAATTAAAGTAGCGTTAAGGAAAAAATTGCCAACTATAATAGTCGGTGATTTTAACCTGTTTCCGGAGACAAACAGTATTAAAATTATCAACAGAAAATTCAGAAATTTAGTTGTTGAAAATAAAATAAAAACAACCAGGCCTAAATTTGATGATGGTTTAGATAAAGGAGAAAATGTCGTGGATTATATTTTTGTTAATGATCAGATCAAAGTTAATAAGTTTGAGCTTATTGATACCAATATTTCAGACCATCTTCCAATAATACTGGATTTCGATATTATAAAAAAATAA
- a CDS encoding DUF5655 domain-containing protein has translation MWTCPKCKRVFQRAGQQHSCATKPLSEHFKNKQEAFSLYKNLLKVIENKVGKFKVISIPCCIHLFGKYDFLAILPKKDGVIEIRIALNHAIKDKSIVNCVPLSSTCYKNCMNIKSSADINSKLIGWLKESYDLQR, from the coding sequence ATGTGGACATGTCCAAAATGCAAAAGGGTGTTTCAGCGCGCCGGGCAACAGCACTCATGTGCGACAAAACCACTGAGTGAACACTTTAAGAACAAGCAGGAGGCTTTTAGTTTATATAAAAATCTTTTGAAAGTAATTGAAAACAAAGTTGGCAAGTTCAAAGTAATATCAATTCCTTGCTGTATCCATTTGTTCGGCAAGTATGACTTTTTAGCAATATTGCCAAAAAAAGATGGTGTAATTGAAATACGGATTGCACTGAATCATGCAATTAAAGACAAAAGCATTGTTAACTGTGTTCCACTTTCCTCGACATGCTATAAGAATTGCATGAATATTAAATCGTCTGCAGATATTAATTCAAAACTGATCGGATGGTTGAAGGAGTCGTATGATTTGCAACGGTAA
- a CDS encoding radical SAM protein, translated as MKNAARLFFAMLKFLLWSSWSHAVIAVLRELARQTTSFWAVLSGKKVLNLVLIKPSKYDDENGFVWQDFRGVYPSNTLATLYSLIQDVRQNLRLGIKVHIVVRIYDEAVEAVLPSRIAFLCRTLPGRTLVMLAGVQTSQFVRASDLALEFRKRGISVIMGGYHVSGILKQFPQDGSADNMRAYKELGLKALTDNGVALFAGEAEGRMLGLLQDFLSGGLKPTYNYVDDPPSLLEEPVPMSIAEIKHRFVYPNTSTIDACRGCPFNCQYCTIWVVQGRVIRARGVQGFADAIRANWRLGIRVYFLTSDNTARDPFWEERFDTLIAMQKEERIHIHFLMQVDTQCHKIPQFLEKAALAGCSMAFIGIESLNPLNLSAVGKGQNHVEQFREMMSAFKKHGIATHLAFMIGLPHDTPESVHKDVLQLMELEPDTVSFFIATPLPGAMDHKRLFLAGVPMDSDLNSFDSFSHPVIDHPLMTREEWLSAYRSAWETFYSTENMVRILKHTERQDYWKIFWNLVWYKYALMVPKRHPMVAGFARVRSRHSRRSSFPQLNLFQFWVYNTRENIRLARETARFLRIMLEVWLQTREQGKIEEEVIQLVEKKHAGHWPNLKLSELRSLYKSHGHKVPSGLRLANMRTSARNTRVDIEEHWRILKHRVAHGRIWLLFSARTIRFAHADLALFSAFLKDLLHAKKPR; from the coding sequence ATGAAGAACGCAGCACGGCTCTTTTTTGCCATGTTGAAGTTCCTGCTCTGGTCCAGCTGGTCGCATGCTGTCATCGCCGTTCTGCGTGAATTGGCGAGACAAACAACGTCTTTCTGGGCTGTGCTTTCGGGAAAGAAAGTCCTCAACTTGGTGCTGATCAAACCGTCAAAATACGACGATGAGAACGGCTTTGTCTGGCAGGACTTCCGGGGCGTGTATCCCAGCAATACGCTGGCGACGCTTTACAGCCTGATTCAGGATGTGAGGCAAAATCTGCGACTGGGAATCAAGGTGCACATCGTCGTCAGAATCTACGACGAGGCGGTGGAGGCTGTTCTGCCGAGCAGGATAGCTTTTCTCTGCCGTACCCTTCCCGGACGTACTCTGGTAATGCTGGCCGGTGTTCAAACCAGCCAGTTCGTACGAGCTTCCGATCTTGCGCTCGAGTTCAGGAAACGGGGAATTTCCGTGATCATGGGCGGATACCATGTGTCCGGAATCCTGAAGCAGTTTCCGCAGGACGGGAGCGCGGATAACATGAGAGCCTACAAGGAACTGGGTCTGAAAGCTCTGACCGACAATGGCGTGGCGCTGTTTGCCGGTGAAGCAGAAGGCAGGATGCTGGGATTGCTGCAGGACTTTCTGTCCGGCGGTCTCAAGCCGACATACAACTACGTCGACGATCCGCCGAGCCTTCTGGAGGAACCGGTTCCAATGTCCATTGCGGAGATTAAGCACCGATTCGTCTATCCGAACACCAGCACCATCGACGCGTGCCGTGGATGCCCATTCAACTGCCAGTACTGCACGATCTGGGTAGTCCAAGGCAGGGTGATTAGGGCGCGAGGCGTTCAGGGTTTCGCGGACGCGATCCGAGCCAACTGGAGATTGGGCATTCGGGTCTACTTCCTGACTTCTGACAACACAGCCCGAGATCCTTTTTGGGAAGAGCGCTTCGACACGCTGATCGCCATGCAGAAAGAAGAAAGAATCCATATTCACTTCCTGATGCAGGTGGATACCCAGTGCCACAAGATTCCGCAATTCCTAGAAAAAGCGGCGCTGGCCGGCTGTTCGATGGCGTTCATCGGGATCGAAAGTCTGAACCCTTTGAACTTGTCTGCGGTCGGCAAAGGCCAAAACCACGTGGAGCAGTTCCGGGAAATGATGTCTGCCTTCAAAAAGCACGGCATCGCGACCCACCTTGCCTTCATGATCGGCCTGCCGCACGACACGCCGGAATCAGTGCATAAGGACGTTCTTCAGCTGATGGAGCTGGAACCGGATACCGTGTCGTTTTTCATTGCCACACCACTGCCGGGAGCAATGGATCACAAACGGCTGTTCCTAGCCGGTGTACCGATGGATTCGGACCTGAACTCCTTCGACTCATTCTCACATCCGGTCATAGATCACCCGCTGATGACCCGGGAGGAGTGGCTATCCGCCTACCGGTCTGCGTGGGAGACGTTCTATTCCACCGAGAACATGGTACGTATCCTCAAACATACGGAAAGGCAGGATTACTGGAAGATCTTCTGGAACCTCGTCTGGTACAAATACGCGCTGATGGTGCCGAAACGCCATCCGATGGTGGCGGGTTTTGCCCGGGTGCGATCCCGGCATTCGAGGAGGAGCAGTTTTCCTCAGCTCAATCTGTTCCAGTTTTGGGTCTACAACACGCGTGAAAACATCCGCCTAGCCCGGGAGACAGCCCGGTTCCTGCGGATCATGCTGGAAGTGTGGCTACAAACCCGTGAACAGGGCAAGATCGAGGAAGAGGTCATCCAGCTGGTTGAAAAGAAGCATGCGGGCCATTGGCCGAACCTCAAACTCTCTGAGCTAAGGAGTTTGTATAAATCACATGGTCATAAGGTACCAAGTGGTTTACGACTGGCCAACATGCGTACTTCAGCCAGAAACACACGGGTGGACATTGAGGAGCATTGGCGGATTTTGAAACACAGAGTTGCCCACGGAAGGATCTGGCTACTTTTCAGCGCCAGAACAATCCGTTTCGCTCATGCTGACCTAGCGCTGTTTTCAGCATTTCTCAAAGATCTGCTGCATGCAAAAAAACCGCGCTGA